Genomic DNA from Niabella ginsenosidivorans:
AAATCATTTCCTACACAAAAATTACTGCAGACTTTTTGGTAGCCGAAATTTCGGGAACTAAAGACGGGCAGGAACGCAAACGAATTTTCTCGATGAAACGGGTAAAATAAAAGGGTCCATGAGGTACAATACCCTTATAAAGCGGAAGACGGCAGTAAAGCTTCTGCCATAACCAGGTCAATGGGATGGGTGATTTTTATATTGTTCTGCTCTCCTTCCACCAGGGATACTTTAATGCCAAACGCTTCCACAACAGAAGCCTCATCAGTGAATTTTCCTTTTTGCTCAATGGAAAAGGCCGGAACCAGTATCTTGCTGTGAAAGACCTGGGGCGTTTGCACCAGTACTATTTTTTCCCGCTCAAGGGCATCGCTCCCCTCTTCTGTGATCAGGCGCACGCTATCACTGCTGGGGATCACAGGGATCGCGCTCCCTGTTTCCAGTGCCTGCTCATAGCAACGCCGGATCAGCCTTTCAGAAACCAGGCAGCGTACTGCATCATGCACAAAAACAATGGCCTCCTCATGAACCTGCTGTAAACCGTTCTTTACAGACTCAAAACGCGTAGCGCCACCGATAGTGATCCGGACACGGTCCTTGTCAAAATAGGCATCAATGATCTCCTGCCCCATGTCAACATAGGCCTCCGGAAGCACCAGTATGATCTCCAAATCATCATACGCTTTCAGGAACACATCGATTGTATAAAATAAGAGGGGTTTGTTTTTCAGCAATAGGAATTGTTTGGGCAGCTCACTGCCCATTCTTACCCCTGTACCTCCTGCTACAATAACCGCTGTTTTCTTCATCCGATTTCCGGTTTCTTATTGCTGATTGCTTATTTTCTGATCGCTGATCCCGGCCATCGGAACTGATCACTGAAAACTAATAACGCGCCTACTCATCCAGCTTCAGCACTGCAAGGAATGCTTCCTGCGGCACTTCCACGTTACCGATCTGGCGCATACGCTTTTTACCTTCTTTCTGCTTTTCCAGCAGTTTACGTTTACGGCTGATATCGCCTCCATAACACTTGGCCGTTACATCCTTACGCATGGCCGAAATATTTTCCCGCGATATGATCTTGGCGCCGATCGCTGCCTGGATGGCGATCTGGAACTGCTGGCGGGGCAGCAACTCTTTTAATTTTTCGCAGAGCTTTCTTCCAAAATCCTGTGCCCGGCTCCGGTGGATGAGCGCACTGAGCGCATCGACCTTATCCCCATTCAGCAGGATATCCATTTTTACAATATCACTTTCGCGATAGCCCAAAGGATGATAATCAAAGGAAGCATAGCCGCGGGTCTGCGATTTTAATTTATCATAGAAATCAAAAACAATCTCCGTTAAAGGCATTTCAAAGATCAGTTCTACACGGGAGGTGGTCAGGTAACTCTGGTTCACCAGAATACCCCGCTTGCCCAGGCAGAGTGTCATAATATTACCAATATATTCCGGCTTGGTAATGATCTGCGCTTTGATATAGGGTTCTTCAATACGTTCTGTTTTTACAGGATCAGGGAACTCTGTAGGATTATTTACGATGATCTTTTCGCCCCTGGTAGTGTAGGCAATAAAACTTACGTTGGGCACGGTAGTGATCACCGTCTGGTTAAACTCCCGCTCTAAACGCTCCTGGATAATTTCCATGTGCAGCATTCCCAGGAACCCGCAGCGGAAGCCAAAGCCCAGTGCCTGGGAAGTTTCCAGTTCAAAGGTCAGTGAAGCATCATTCAGCTGCAGCTTGTCCATGCAATCGCGCAGCTCTTCAAATTCATCCGTATTTACCGGATAAATACCCGCAAATACCATAGGCTTTACCTCCTCAAACCCTTTGATCGCAACCGGGTTGGGATTGCTGGCAAGGGTGATGGTATCGCCCACTTTTACTTCTTTGGCGTTCTTGATGCCTGTAATAATATAGCCTACATCACCTGCCCGCACCTCGTTTTTCTCGGTCATTTTCAATTTCAGAATGCCGATCTCATCTGCCTCATATTCCTGGCCGGTGCTCACAAACTTTACCTTATCTCCCTTGCGTAATACTCCATTAAGAATGCGGTAATAAACAATAATGCCCCGGAAACTGTTAAACACGCTGTCAAAGATCAGGGCCTGCAAAGGAGCCTGCATATCCCCCTCCGGCGGAGGGATTTTATGAACAATCGCTTCCAGTACCTCTTCCACTCCCAGGCCGGTTCTGCCGCTTGCCAGTAAAATATCTTCCGGTTTACAACCAATAAGATCAATGATCTGGTCTTTTACCTCGTCGATCATGGCCCCCTCCATATCAATTTTATTAATTACGGGTATGATTTCCAGGTCGTTATCAATTGCCAGATAAAGATTACTGATCGTTTGCGCCTGTATCCCCTGGGTAGCGTCTACCAGTAGCAACGCGCCTTCGCACGCGGCCAGTGCACGGCTCACTTCGTAACTGAAATCTACGTGGCCGGGCGTATCAATCAGGTTCAGTACATAATTCTGTCCATCCTTTGCTTTGTAATTGATCTGGATAGCATGACTTTTAATAGTGATCCCTTTTTCCCGTTCCAGATCCATATCATCCAGCACCTGGTCCATCATTTCCCGGTCGCTGATGGTATTGGTTGTTTGCAATAACCGGTCTGCCAGGGTACTTTTACCATGGTCAATATGTGCTATGATACAAAAATTCCGTATATGCTTCATGCGTCAACCCTTATTTTCAGGGGCTGCAAAGGTACGATTTCAGGGGCAATAAGGCTTCAATTTCTTTTGCAGCAGTATTGCTGCGGCCCCACTGTTACTGAATGTTAAAACCAAGGCGGTTAAAATCAATTTTTGTCCGCATCAGCACCTTTTTTAAGATAATTTAATTAGCTTACACATATTATTGAAACGATTCTATTTTTAACAGCACAAACCGCCATTATGAGCACACAAAATAATAACAATGCCCCGCTTGCCAGCCTGGATGAATGGGAAGACGATCTTTTAAAAAGATATCCGGACCCTGAAGCCATTGCCACTTCCAAATCAACGGAAGCATACCGCAATTATGAGAACCCGGAAAGAGATACGGTAAAGGAGTTTTACCGGCTGAACCATACCTGCCAGACCTATGATTTTGTGATGGGCAAACGGGCCGATTTCCTGCAATTTAACCGGAAAGAAATGACCGTTTGGGATGCATTTGATTTCCTGAACCAGTTGGTAGACGATTCTGATCCTGATACCGACCTGGATCAGTTCCAGCACCTGCTGCAAACCTCAGAAGCCATCCGCAGGGATGGTCACCCGGACTGGATGGTACTGACAGGCCTGATGCATGATATGGGAAAAGTGCTCTGCCTTTTTGGAGAGCCGCAATGGGCCGTTGTAGGCGATACCTTCCCGGTTGGCTGTGCCTACTCCGACAAAATTGTGTACCCCGAGTTTTTCAGGAGCAACCCGGATTATAACAACAGCCGCTACAACACAAAACTGGGCGTATATGAAACGGGATGCGGGTTAAGCAACGTTTATATGTCCTGGGGGCACGATGAATATATTTACCAGATCCTGAAGGATCATCTTCCGGAAGAAGGTTTGTACATGCTTCGCTATCACTCCTTTTATGCCTGGCACCGGGAAGGCGCCTATGCCTATCTTACAGATGATCATGATAAAAAGATGCTGAAATGGGTACAACTGTTTAATCCTTATGATCTGTATTCTAAAAACCCGGAACCTCCTGACTGGAGTAAGCTGCGGCCTTATTACGAAAAACTGGTGAACAGGTACCTGCCGGCAACATTAAAATTTTAGAAATTGTAACACGCAGGAAGTGAATAGCAAGATGATCCTTTTCACTATTGACCATGAACTATTGACGATTAACCATTGCCTGTTGACCTTGCATGCATCAATTGCAACCGCTTGATTATATTGTTTTTTTTATTTATTTCATAGCCGTATCGGCTTATGGCTATTATGTTTATCGCCGTAAAAAATCTGAGACCACTGATTCAAAGGATTTTTTTTTAGCAGAAGGATCGCTTACCTGGTGGGCCATAGGCGCTTCCCTGATCGCTTCCAATATTTCCGCTGAGCATTTTATTGGTATGAGCGGATCGGGCTTTGCCCTGGGCCTGGCCATTTCTTCCTATGAATGGATGGCGGCCGCTACCCTGATCCTTGTGGCCGTATTTATGATCCCGGTTTATCTGAAGAATAAGATCTTCACCATGCCACAGTTTTTATCGGTACGCTACAATGACCAGGTCAGCACTATAATGGCCATCTTCTGGTTGCTGGTATATGTTTTCGTAAACCTCACTTCTATCATCTATCTTGGTGCACTGGCCATTTCCTCCATCAGCAATTTAAGTTTTGAAGCCTGCATCATCGGGCTGAGCCTGTTCTCTGTTATTGTAACACTGGGCGGCATGAAGGTGATCGGTTATACGGATGTGGTGCAGGTTATTGTGCTGATCATCGGCGGTCTGATTACTACTTACCTTGCCCTGTCATTGCTTGCTGATCATTTTGGTTTTAACGGGAATATCTGGAAAGGGCTGGGCATATTACGAAAAGAAGCGCCGGAGCATTTCCACATGATCTTTAAAAAAGGAGATCCTTATTATTACGAGTTGCCCGGCATGTCCGTGCTCATTGGCGGAATGCTGATCAATAATCTTGCCTACTGGGGATGCAATCAATACATTGTGCAACGTACGCTGGGGGCAGACCTGAAAACGGCGCGCAAGGGCATCCTGTTTGCTGCTTTTTTGAAACTGCTGATACCTGTTATTGCAGTAGTACCCGGCATTACCATGTTTGTGCTGCATAAAAACGGCTTGTTCCGGCAGGAGATGGCGGATGCAGCCGGAACCTTAAAACCGGATCATGCCTACCCTGTGCTGATGAACCTTTTGCCCCAGGGCCTGAAGGGTGTTGCTTTTGCTGCATTAACGGCAGCCATTGTGGCTTCGCTGGCCGGTAAGGCCAACAGCATTTCCACTATTTTTTCACTGGACATTTATAAAAAATTCTTCAATAAAGAAGCTTCTGAACAAAAGCTGGTCCGCACGGGCAGGTGGGCCGTTATTATTGCAATGCTGCTGGCCGCCATTGTTACCCCTGCATTAAGATCCCTGGACCAGGCGTATCAATTCATACAGGAATATGTAGGCTTCTTTTCACCGGGCGTTTTAGCCATCTTCCTTTTGGGCATGTTCTGGAAGCGCACTACCACCACTGCTGCGCTCGCCGGAGCGGTATTAACAATCCCCTTTTCTACCATACTAAAGTTCCTGCCCCGGTGGACAAACGGCGCTTTCCCGGACTATCCGTTCCTGGACCGGATGATGATCACCTTTTTTGCGGTAGCCCTGGTAATGATCGTCATCAGCCTGGCAGATCGTAGATCTGCCCAACCGGCCGCTGCGATCAAAGCAGATAAAAGCCTCTTCAGGGTTTCACCCGGTTTCTTAATGGCCTCCCTTATCATCTGCGGCGTGCTGGCTGCGTTGTATACCATCTTCTGGTAAAAAGTAAAAAGGTATTAAACCCAAGCGAGCCCTTGACCCGTAGTCCAGGGCAAGTCCCGGGGTATTAAACCGGTTTGGATTTTATCACAAAACGGCTAAAATGCCAAAAAAACCAGATCGCGGATAGTCATTATAAAATTTATAATAAATCAAGATGTTATTGGCGAATCCTTATGCAAAAGCTTAGCTAATCCAATTATTACACACAATTGTAAATTAAAATAACGATCATTTTTTACAGGTATCAACAAGACATGAATATAACCTAAACTCAAAACAGTTATACAAAACAGGGCTACTCTAATTACAAAGCAGCCCTGCTACCTAAATAGCACCTCTTTTAATGTTTAAAAAACATCATCTGTTATGGAAATAATGTTACAAGAGCCGTTACATCATTCGAAGTAAATGGCCTATTAACGCCAGATCCTATGCAAGCTAACATCCAACTATTTGCATCTTCGGTAGTAGGCGTTCCAGGTATATGAACAGCCCCCGTCCTTGTGGTACCTTCATTGTATCCACCAGGGAGATTTGAATCGTATGGACACCCACTATATGCTCTGTTAAAATAATCTGTATGACGGAACCCTAACATGTGTCCTATCTCATGAGCCATCACAGTAGCCAGATAAGATTGTGCAGCATTAGTACCAAGTGCATTGACATTTAAACTGATAGTATTATAGGGGTATGCAGGAAAGTCTCCATTACGATTTGGCCATCCTCCTGATAACCCTAAACTTGGCAGATTATTATCCATTTTAATATTTATGTCTACCGGAGTAGCTGCATTTTGGGGATTAGACGTACTAACTGTCGAAAAATGTATACCTATATCTAAATTATTATAACGCTGGCATGCTTCGCCTAAAGCTTGTTCATATACTGAAGGAAAGCCGGGATAGATATTCACCCAAATACCACGAACTGAAGCACCATGTTTACTAATATAATGGTTGGTTCGATAATGGGCAATAGGATCTGCAGGATTAAATTCAGAAATGCCCTGTTTATCATTACTCATTATAGTATTAGGCTTAGGCAATGAACTTTCTAAAGTTTCAACAAAAATATTCCCAGCCTTACTTACACGATTATTCCATCCAGCCTTGCTACTATCGCTAAAATATTCTTGCGGAAAAAATAAGTCACCTTCAACTATATAACCTCCATCATGGGCAACTACATTATATGTGCTGTAATTTTCTTTTGAAAGTCGATCGTACACATATTGAGGAACATCATTGTTCTTAGCTTTGAGGGATAAATCATTTTTTTTGCAGCTAATTGCCAAAATAAGCAATCCCGTAAAAAATAAAAGTGTTTTTTTCATAAAATCAATTTTAGTTAATTAATAAAAACAAATAGGTTAATTAATAAAAACAAATAGGTGCTATTAAGTTATTTATTTGTAGGAATTAGAATGCCAAGCAATTATTCAGGAAAAATAAATTACAGTTACAATGTTGCGCTTTCGTATTCTAGTACGTTTCTTTATTTAAAAATAAGTTTTATTTCTTAAAGTTAGTAAAATGAAAACAAAGTATTTAGTAAGTTATTTTCTTTTATTACTCGTAAGTATTTCTTTTACATCTTGCCTAAAAGACCATGACAAATATTGGGACAATCCTGATCTTCAGAATTCCGCAGCAGTCAGCGTGGTAAACGGGGCCCC
This window encodes:
- a CDS encoding inositol oxygenase family protein translates to MSTQNNNNAPLASLDEWEDDLLKRYPDPEAIATSKSTEAYRNYENPERDTVKEFYRLNHTCQTYDFVMGKRADFLQFNRKEMTVWDAFDFLNQLVDDSDPDTDLDQFQHLLQTSEAIRRDGHPDWMVLTGLMHDMGKVLCLFGEPQWAVVGDTFPVGCAYSDKIVYPEFFRSNPDYNNSRYNTKLGVYETGCGLSNVYMSWGHDEYIYQILKDHLPEEGLYMLRYHSFYAWHREGAYAYLTDDHDKKMLKWVQLFNPYDLYSKNPEPPDWSKLRPYYEKLVNRYLPATLKF
- the lepA gene encoding translation elongation factor 4 translates to MKHIRNFCIIAHIDHGKSTLADRLLQTTNTISDREMMDQVLDDMDLEREKGITIKSHAIQINYKAKDGQNYVLNLIDTPGHVDFSYEVSRALAACEGALLLVDATQGIQAQTISNLYLAIDNDLEIIPVINKIDMEGAMIDEVKDQIIDLIGCKPEDILLASGRTGLGVEEVLEAIVHKIPPPEGDMQAPLQALIFDSVFNSFRGIIVYYRILNGVLRKGDKVKFVSTGQEYEADEIGILKLKMTEKNEVRAGDVGYIITGIKNAKEVKVGDTITLASNPNPVAIKGFEEVKPMVFAGIYPVNTDEFEELRDCMDKLQLNDASLTFELETSQALGFGFRCGFLGMLHMEIIQERLEREFNQTVITTVPNVSFIAYTTRGEKIIVNNPTEFPDPVKTERIEEPYIKAQIITKPEYIGNIMTLCLGKRGILVNQSYLTTSRVELIFEMPLTEIVFDFYDKLKSQTRGYASFDYHPLGYRESDIVKMDILLNGDKVDALSALIHRSRAQDFGRKLCEKLKELLPRQQFQIAIQAAIGAKIISRENISAMRKDVTAKCYGGDISRKRKLLEKQKEGKKRMRQIGNVEVPQEAFLAVLKLDE
- a CDS encoding sodium/sugar symporter, with the protein product MHQLQPLDYIVFFIYFIAVSAYGYYVYRRKKSETTDSKDFFLAEGSLTWWAIGASLIASNISAEHFIGMSGSGFALGLAISSYEWMAAATLILVAVFMIPVYLKNKIFTMPQFLSVRYNDQVSTIMAIFWLLVYVFVNLTSIIYLGALAISSISNLSFEACIIGLSLFSVIVTLGGMKVIGYTDVVQVIVLIIGGLITTYLALSLLADHFGFNGNIWKGLGILRKEAPEHFHMIFKKGDPYYYELPGMSVLIGGMLINNLAYWGCNQYIVQRTLGADLKTARKGILFAAFLKLLIPVIAVVPGITMFVLHKNGLFRQEMADAAGTLKPDHAYPVLMNLLPQGLKGVAFAALTAAIVASLAGKANSISTIFSLDIYKKFFNKEASEQKLVRTGRWAVIIAMLLAAIVTPALRSLDQAYQFIQEYVGFFSPGVLAIFLLGMFWKRTTTTAALAGAVLTIPFSTILKFLPRWTNGAFPDYPFLDRMMITFFAVALVMIVISLADRRSAQPAAAIKADKSLFRVSPGFLMASLIICGVLAALYTIFW
- a CDS encoding M57 family metalloprotease encodes the protein MKKTLLFFTGLLILAISCKKNDLSLKAKNNDVPQYVYDRLSKENYSTYNVVAHDGGYIVEGDLFFPQEYFSDSSKAGWNNRVSKAGNIFVETLESSLPKPNTIMSNDKQGISEFNPADPIAHYRTNHYISKHGASVRGIWVNIYPGFPSVYEQALGEACQRYNNLDIGIHFSTVSTSNPQNAATPVDINIKMDNNLPSLGLSGGWPNRNGDFPAYPYNTISLNVNALGTNAAQSYLATVMAHEIGHMLGFRHTDYFNRAYSGCPYDSNLPGGYNEGTTRTGAVHIPGTPTTEDANSWMLACIGSGVNRPFTSNDVTALVTLFP
- a CDS encoding 2-C-methyl-D-erythritol 4-phosphate cytidylyltransferase, with translation MKKTAVIVAGGTGVRMGSELPKQFLLLKNKPLLFYTIDVFLKAYDDLEIILVLPEAYVDMGQEIIDAYFDKDRVRITIGGATRFESVKNGLQQVHEEAIVFVHDAVRCLVSERLIRRCYEQALETGSAIPVIPSSDSVRLITEEGSDALEREKIVLVQTPQVFHSKILVPAFSIEQKGKFTDEASVVEAFGIKVSLVEGEQNNIKITHPIDLVMAEALLPSSAL